A part of Desulfobacter sp. genomic DNA contains:
- a CDS encoding TIR domain-containing protein, with amino-acid sequence MKKPIKIFISHSWENEIFYQNLVTMLNSIIDFNWVNLSISKDQAISVATGEEAIPQRIEFLNNRSAEITKLKYKFSNKLKHLKARRANLKIKEMEIIQYEQIDLLIAEERERILNPGFVAKIKSLEKIKSRIEGLNLQREKKRNQSGLFQLDVEINKVEKRVAKLKDEREDINQCLNNITHIRIGNTGKTRDDVIKKFPNLALAIRNQLAQADLVLIVVQSNSSYQQWIEYEYQEAFVLRKPIIGLLHPDLMENIPPDLKRYGVIPIEWDQHKLAQVLREIPEKVLL; translated from the coding sequence ATGAAGAAACCTATTAAAATTTTCATTAGCCATTCTTGGGAAAATGAAATCTTTTATCAGAATCTTGTGACGATGCTAAATTCGATAATAGATTTCAATTGGGTTAATCTATCCATATCTAAAGACCAGGCAATATCTGTAGCAACAGGAGAAGAGGCAATCCCTCAAAGGATTGAATTCTTGAATAACCGTTCTGCTGAAATAACGAAGCTAAAGTACAAATTTTCTAATAAACTAAAACATCTAAAGGCTCGTCGTGCTAATTTGAAAATTAAAGAAATGGAAATTATACAATATGAGCAAATTGATTTGTTGATAGCAGAAGAACGAGAACGAATTCTAAATCCAGGTTTTGTTGCAAAAATTAAGTCTTTAGAAAAAATAAAAAGCAGAATTGAAGGACTGAACCTTCAAAGAGAAAAAAAGCGGAACCAATCCGGCTTATTTCAATTGGATGTCGAGATTAACAAGGTTGAAAAAAGGGTGGCAAAATTAAAAGATGAACGTGAAGATATTAATCAGTGTTTAAATAACATTACGCATATTAGAATTGGCAATACTGGAAAAACAAGAGACGACGTAATTAAGAAGTTTCCCAATCTTGCATTAGCGATTAGAAATCAACTTGCACAAGCTGATTTAGTATTGATTGTCGTTCAAAGCAATTCATCATACCAACAATGGATTGAATATGAGTATCAAGAAGCATTTGTATTGAGAAAACCAATTATTGGTTTGTTACACCCAGATTTAATGGAAAATATTCCTCCAGACCTAAAACGTTATGGCGTCATACCAATTGAATGGGACCAACACAAATTGGCTCAAGTGTTGAGAGAAATACCTGAGAAAGTTTTATTGTGA
- a CDS encoding site-specific integrase encodes MATAWHKTDFKGVRYRKHPKRKHGIKFDQYFVITYKLDGVTKSEAIGWASEGHSASESFEKLCELKRNQKSGQGPRTIAEAKQEAELKREQIKRERTAAEQKNKTLNQYWPEYYKTAKKSKKKVSYEKEESHYRLWLSPLLGHISLNDIKLEQWDLLTEALSKDGKSKRTQEYVTGTLRRILKHAYHRRLIDEAPPSGKRIGVTGPGNSNRRRRIIRPDEAEAILSKLEETDRSAWRITRFAFLTGCRASEAFNLCYRDIDLISQIITFPETKNKDPRSLPISESLKQIFDEIPEGKPQDRVFLSLKEIPYKEAPSAFRTVVDALKLNEGRAPLDKISFHSIRHSVATELAKRLNIRELMDVMGWRTVLMATRYIKGDEDTKRNALAGLEQALKPQEGKILPFNKKTGST; translated from the coding sequence ATGGCAACCGCATGGCATAAAACAGATTTCAAAGGCGTCCGTTACAGAAAACACCCCAAGAGAAAGCACGGGATCAAGTTCGATCAATATTTCGTTATAACCTACAAACTTGACGGAGTTACAAAATCAGAGGCCATAGGTTGGGCCAGTGAAGGCCATTCGGCATCAGAATCCTTTGAAAAGTTATGTGAGCTTAAACGTAATCAAAAATCAGGACAAGGTCCAAGAACCATCGCTGAAGCTAAGCAAGAGGCTGAACTAAAACGTGAACAAATTAAGCGAGAAAGAACCGCCGCAGAACAGAAAAATAAAACGCTTAATCAATACTGGCCGGAATATTATAAAACCGCAAAAAAATCTAAAAAAAAAGTCAGTTATGAAAAAGAGGAATCTCACTATAGATTGTGGCTTTCCCCATTGCTTGGGCATATATCATTGAATGATATCAAGCTTGAACAATGGGATCTTTTAACAGAAGCCCTGTCCAAGGATGGAAAATCAAAACGGACACAAGAATATGTTACTGGCACACTTAGGCGCATCCTCAAACATGCTTACCACAGACGATTAATTGATGAGGCCCCACCATCAGGAAAAAGAATCGGCGTTACAGGCCCAGGAAATAGTAACCGGCGCAGAAGAATTATAAGGCCAGATGAGGCAGAAGCCATCCTATCGAAACTTGAAGAAACAGACCGCTCTGCATGGCGAATCACAAGATTTGCATTCCTGACTGGTTGCCGTGCTTCCGAGGCGTTTAATCTCTGCTATCGTGACATCGATCTCATCTCCCAAATCATAACATTTCCAGAAACCAAGAATAAAGATCCCCGATCCCTGCCTATTTCTGAATCTTTGAAACAAATATTTGACGAGATACCGGAAGGAAAGCCCCAGGATAGAGTTTTCTTAAGCCTAAAGGAAATTCCCTACAAAGAAGCCCCCTCCGCATTTCGAACTGTAGTTGACGCTTTAAAACTGAATGAAGGCCGAGCCCCCCTTGATAAAATCAGTTTTCATTCAATCCGGCATTCTGTCGCCACGGAACTTGCCAAACGGCTAAATATTCGGGAACTAATGGACGTTATGGGATGGCGGACTGTTTTAATGGCAACTCGTTATATAAAAGGTGATGAGGATACAAAACGAAATGCACTGGCAGGATTAGAGCAAGCATTAAAACCCCAGGAAGGAAAAATTTTGCCTTTCAATAAAAAAACAGGTTCAACATAA